A part of Catenulispora sp. MAP5-51 genomic DNA contains:
- a CDS encoding DegT/DnrJ/EryC1/StrS family aminotransferase: protein MSPRIPLVDLAAAHAEVAHAVQAGFAEVLATTGFVGGPQVAAFEREYAAFAGVGHCVGVANGTDAVELSLRAVGVVAGDEVIVPANTFAATAGAVARIGAKPVFVDCDPASCLIDVRAALAAIRPATKAIVPVHLYGQLVPVEELQAGLAGSGSGSGSDIRTRIRIVEDAAQCQGATRLGRTPGSGPGAIAATSFYPGKNLGAYGDGGAVLTDDEELAATVRKLGSHGGLVKYAHDIAGVNSRLDALQAVVLRAKLRRLPEWNAARQAAAAYYDKLLADLDDVTLPTVLPGNEHVWHLYTVQVPDRDAVLAALEAEGIGAGIHYPVPLHRTGAFATDASYPHAEHVAAHTLSLPLHPHLMREQQETVVAALARALSAHRSRL from the coding sequence ATGAGCCCGCGCATACCCCTGGTCGACCTGGCCGCCGCGCACGCCGAGGTGGCCCACGCCGTGCAGGCCGGCTTCGCCGAGGTGCTGGCCACGACCGGCTTCGTCGGCGGCCCGCAGGTGGCGGCCTTCGAGCGCGAGTACGCGGCGTTCGCCGGGGTCGGGCACTGCGTCGGCGTGGCCAACGGCACGGACGCCGTCGAGCTCTCGCTGCGCGCGGTCGGCGTGGTGGCGGGCGACGAGGTGATCGTGCCGGCGAACACCTTCGCGGCGACCGCCGGCGCGGTGGCGCGGATCGGCGCCAAGCCGGTGTTCGTGGACTGCGATCCGGCCTCCTGCCTGATCGACGTCCGGGCGGCGCTGGCCGCGATCCGGCCGGCCACCAAGGCGATCGTGCCGGTCCACCTGTACGGGCAGCTCGTGCCGGTCGAGGAGTTGCAGGCCGGGCTGGCCGGCAGCGGCAGCGGCAGCGGCAGCGACATCCGCACCCGTATCCGCATCGTCGAGGACGCCGCGCAGTGCCAGGGGGCCACGCGCCTGGGCCGCACGCCCGGCTCGGGCCCCGGGGCGATCGCCGCGACCAGCTTCTATCCCGGCAAGAACCTCGGCGCCTACGGGGACGGCGGCGCCGTCCTGACCGACGACGAGGAACTGGCCGCGACGGTGCGCAAGCTGGGCAGCCACGGCGGCCTGGTGAAGTACGCGCACGACATCGCGGGCGTCAACAGCCGGTTGGACGCGTTGCAGGCGGTGGTCCTGCGCGCCAAGCTGCGCCGGCTCCCGGAGTGGAACGCCGCGCGCCAGGCCGCGGCGGCGTACTACGACAAGCTGCTCGCCGACCTCGACGACGTCACCCTGCCGACCGTGCTGCCGGGCAACGAGCACGTCTGGCACCTGTACACGGTCCAGGTCCCCGACCGGGACGCGGTCTTGGCCGCTCTGGAGGCCGAGGGCATCGGCGCGGGGATCCACTACCCGGTGCCGCTCCATCGGACCGGCGCGTTCGCCACCGACGCGTCGTATCCGCACGCCGAACATGTCGCGGCGCACACGCTCTCCCTGCCGCTGCACCCGCATCTGATGCGGGAGCAGCAGGAGACCGTCGTCGCCGCCCTGGCCCGGGCGCTTTCGGCGCACCGGAGCCGTCTGTAG
- a CDS encoding glycosyltransferase family 2 protein has protein sequence MGSVSVVIPCYRYGHFLADCVRSVLDEQPGVDVRVLIIDDCSPDDSADKARELAAADPRISVAVHEVNRGHIATYNEGLLDWADGDYCVLLSADDRLTPGALVRATALLDAHPSVGFVYGHPLTFQDGEPLPPARGADWHTGQWAVRPGLWWLRRRFRTAEGCITSPEVVMRTSVQKRIGGYDPALPHSGDIEMWMRAASVAGVGHIRAADQAYYRRHGANMSTVDFGGQLDDLRQRRAAFESVLVKCGDALPNADAWAGEMRRKLARQALRRAVRAYDKGLTGTVPVTELVAFAEDCWPEYRHLPEYAGLRVRRAVGERAMPYLRPLVVSAAVNRGREWVWWQSWRRRGW, from the coding sequence ATGGGCAGTGTCAGTGTCGTGATCCCGTGCTACCGGTACGGGCACTTCTTGGCCGATTGCGTGCGCAGCGTGCTGGACGAGCAGCCCGGCGTGGACGTCCGGGTCCTGATCATCGACGACTGCTCGCCCGACGACTCGGCGGACAAGGCCCGGGAACTGGCGGCGGCCGACCCGCGCATCTCGGTGGCGGTGCACGAGGTGAACCGGGGCCACATCGCGACGTACAACGAAGGGCTGCTGGACTGGGCCGACGGCGACTACTGCGTGCTGCTGTCGGCGGACGACCGGCTGACACCCGGAGCGCTGGTCCGCGCGACGGCACTACTGGACGCGCACCCCTCGGTCGGCTTCGTGTACGGACACCCGCTGACCTTCCAGGACGGCGAGCCCCTCCCCCCGGCACGCGGCGCCGACTGGCACACCGGCCAGTGGGCGGTACGGCCCGGCCTGTGGTGGCTCCGCCGCCGCTTCCGCACAGCGGAGGGCTGCATCACCTCACCGGAGGTGGTGATGCGCACCTCGGTGCAGAAGCGCATCGGCGGCTACGACCCGGCCCTCCCGCACTCCGGCGACATCGAGATGTGGATGCGCGCCGCCTCGGTGGCCGGCGTCGGCCACATCCGCGCCGCGGACCAGGCGTACTACCGCCGCCACGGCGCGAACATGTCGACCGTCGACTTCGGCGGCCAACTCGACGACCTGCGCCAGAGGCGCGCGGCGTTCGAGTCCGTCCTGGTGAAGTGCGGCGACGCCCTGCCGAACGCGGACGCCTGGGCCGGGGAGATGCGCCGCAAGCTGGCACGGCAGGCGCTGCGCCGAGCGGTCCGCGCGTACGACAAAGGGCTGACAGGCACGGTCCCGGTGACGGAACTGGTCGCCTTCGCCGAGGACTGCTGGCCGGAGTACCGGCACCTGCCGGAGTACGCGGGCCTGCGAGTCCGGCGCGCGGTCGGGGAGCGGGCGATGCCGTACCTGCGCCCGCTGGTGGTGAGCGCGGCGGTGAACCGGGGGCGGGAGTGGGTGTGGTGGCAGTCTTGGCGGCGGCGGGGGTGGTAG
- a CDS encoding O-antigen ligase family protein: protein MSAPAPPRLRRRTAGGSSTGTGTVSDESAGRSRLPALSRHRDPAALHAKPARWDAASILTVYAFLVMLIPATQTVANLGALGAPATVFSVVAFLWFLAGRLTGRFSLDPGSSSVRKAMCVLATAFTISYITLSGRSASPLETQAADRALILLLIWCGLVVVASAGITDRDRLETLLRRLVLLGTIVAVIGIFEFFSGWQFTEHVVIPGLATNSDPAATGARGGHLRAQATTTQPLEFGAVIAVHLPFALQQAGDASKWGPGLRQMLRRYGPVTAMIISLPMTVSRTAIIGLVVVLATLMPSWPKQRRRPAYLMTLFGAAAVRVLVPGLLGTILVLFSSASGNSDNSSQARTKDYAGVTPYIKSRPWFGRGPSTFIPSLYRYTDNYYLLALVEVGIVGVLAVLIIYFTGIRAGRLGRKLSVDEPYRDLGQCFAATFAVMLFISATFDTLSFPMLSGLLFLLFGCSGAYLGIARSEAAARAQAGAP from the coding sequence GTGAGCGCCCCGGCACCCCCGCGCCTCCGCCGCCGGACTGCGGGCGGCTCGTCCACCGGCACCGGTACCGTCTCCGACGAATCCGCCGGCCGCAGTCGCCTCCCCGCCCTGTCCCGGCACCGCGACCCCGCCGCCCTGCACGCGAAACCCGCCCGCTGGGACGCGGCCTCGATCCTGACCGTCTACGCCTTCCTGGTGATGCTGATCCCGGCCACCCAGACCGTGGCCAACCTCGGCGCACTCGGTGCTCCAGCGACCGTCTTCTCGGTCGTGGCCTTCCTGTGGTTCCTGGCCGGACGCCTCACCGGCCGGTTCAGCCTCGACCCGGGATCCAGCTCGGTCCGCAAGGCGATGTGCGTCCTGGCCACCGCCTTCACCATCTCCTACATCACCCTGTCGGGCCGCTCGGCCAGCCCGCTGGAGACCCAGGCCGCCGACCGGGCCCTGATCCTGCTGCTGATCTGGTGCGGCCTGGTGGTCGTGGCCTCCGCGGGGATCACCGACCGGGACCGTCTGGAGACGCTGCTGCGCCGGCTGGTCCTGCTCGGCACGATCGTGGCCGTGATCGGCATCTTCGAGTTCTTCTCCGGCTGGCAGTTCACCGAGCACGTCGTCATCCCGGGCCTGGCCACCAACAGCGACCCGGCCGCCACCGGGGCCCGCGGCGGCCACCTGCGCGCGCAGGCCACCACCACCCAGCCGCTGGAGTTCGGCGCGGTGATCGCGGTCCACCTGCCCTTCGCGCTCCAGCAGGCCGGCGACGCCTCGAAGTGGGGCCCGGGGCTGCGGCAGATGCTGCGCCGCTACGGCCCGGTGACCGCCATGATCATCAGCCTCCCGATGACGGTGTCCCGCACCGCGATCATCGGCCTGGTCGTGGTGCTGGCGACGCTGATGCCCTCGTGGCCCAAGCAGCGCCGGCGTCCGGCGTACCTGATGACGCTGTTCGGCGCCGCGGCCGTCCGGGTCCTCGTCCCGGGTCTGCTCGGCACGATCCTGGTGCTGTTCTCCTCGGCCTCGGGCAACTCCGACAACAGCTCGCAGGCCCGCACGAAGGACTACGCGGGCGTCACGCCGTATATCAAGTCACGACCATGGTTCGGCCGCGGCCCGTCCACGTTCATCCCGAGCCTCTACCGCTACACCGACAACTACTATCTGCTGGCCCTGGTCGAGGTCGGCATCGTCGGCGTCCTGGCGGTCCTGATCATCTACTTCACCGGCATCCGCGCCGGCCGGCTCGGCCGCAAGCTGAGCGTCGACGAGCCGTACCGCGACCTCGGCCAGTGCTTCGCCGCGACGTTCGCGGTGATGCTCTTCATCAGCGCCACGTTCGACACGCTGAGCTTCCCGATGCTCAGCGGATTGCTGTTCCTCTTGTTCGGCTGTTCGGGTGCTTATTTAGGCATCGCCAGGTCGGAAGCCGCCGCCAGAGCCCAGGCAGGTGCCCCATGA
- a CDS encoding oligosaccharide flippase family protein, producing MSHSQAAPDAGSEPSSEPGSEPSSEATSLPAEESLGDRVRSAAKWSMINTLLIRIGTFATGVILARGALTPRDWGLYAVGGVAQAVLLSFNELGVSLAVVRWDRDPRSFAPTVVTLATASSTVLYVGLWFLAHDIAVMLGSPDATGVLRILCFAVVVDGVACVPNAVLMREFRQRARLTIDLLTFAVSSGLTLLLAFRGWGASSFAWGGVAGVMVALIGCGIAAPGYLRPGWDRTVARELVRYGAPLAGASLFVLATMNTDSAVVGATLGPVALGLYRVAFTMSSWPVRAISETARRVSFAGFSRAAVSEQTLTDGFTGGLSPLLIASVPACALLAALPGPIIRSVYGDQWTGAAGALRYLAILGLLRIIFELCYDFMVAAGRSRALLTVQALWLAALIPALYIGAHRNGISGVGAGHIVVAAGLIAPAYLLTLRAVGIHPLRIAAVTWRPILGGAAVVAVAIAVNHVAGDSDAGLAGASLVAMVAYVPIAVPASVMRQVWAVAQSRIGRRRRPIPSPIIVDERLASGESASA from the coding sequence ATGAGCCATTCGCAAGCCGCCCCCGACGCCGGTTCGGAGCCCAGCTCGGAACCGGGTTCGGAGCCGAGTTCGGAGGCCACCTCGCTGCCCGCCGAGGAATCGCTCGGCGACCGGGTCCGCTCCGCCGCGAAGTGGAGCATGATCAACACCCTGCTGATCCGCATCGGCACCTTCGCCACCGGCGTGATCCTGGCCCGCGGCGCGCTGACGCCGCGCGACTGGGGGCTGTACGCGGTCGGCGGCGTCGCGCAGGCGGTGCTGCTGTCGTTCAACGAGCTGGGCGTGAGCCTGGCCGTGGTGCGCTGGGACCGCGACCCGCGCTCGTTCGCGCCGACGGTGGTCACCCTCGCCACGGCCTCCAGCACGGTGCTGTACGTCGGGCTGTGGTTCCTGGCGCACGACATCGCGGTCATGCTCGGCTCCCCCGACGCCACCGGCGTGCTCCGGATCCTGTGCTTCGCGGTGGTCGTCGACGGCGTCGCCTGCGTCCCGAACGCGGTGCTGATGCGCGAGTTCCGCCAGCGGGCGCGGCTGACGATCGACCTGCTGACCTTCGCCGTGAGCTCCGGCCTCACCCTGCTGCTGGCGTTCCGCGGCTGGGGCGCGTCCAGCTTCGCCTGGGGCGGCGTGGCCGGCGTGATGGTCGCCCTGATCGGCTGCGGCATCGCGGCGCCCGGCTACCTGCGGCCCGGCTGGGACCGCACGGTGGCGCGCGAACTCGTCCGCTACGGCGCGCCTCTGGCCGGAGCCAGCCTGTTCGTCCTGGCGACGATGAACACCGACAGCGCGGTCGTCGGCGCCACCCTCGGCCCGGTCGCGCTGGGCCTGTACCGGGTCGCCTTCACGATGTCGAGCTGGCCGGTCCGCGCCATCTCCGAGACCGCACGCCGTGTGTCCTTCGCCGGCTTCTCCCGCGCGGCGGTCTCCGAGCAGACCCTCACCGACGGCTTCACCGGCGGCCTGTCCCCCTTGCTGATCGCCTCGGTCCCGGCCTGCGCACTGCTCGCCGCTCTTCCGGGCCCGATCATCCGCTCGGTCTACGGCGACCAGTGGACCGGCGCCGCGGGAGCCTTGCGCTACCTGGCGATCCTGGGCCTGCTGCGGATCATCTTCGAGCTCTGCTACGACTTCATGGTCGCCGCCGGCCGCTCCCGAGCATTGTTGACGGTCCAGGCCCTCTGGCTCGCCGCCCTGATCCCCGCCCTCTACATCGGCGCCCACCGCAACGGCATCAGCGGCGTCGGCGCGGGCCACATCGTGGTCGCGGCGGGCCTCATCGCTCCCGCCTACCTCCTGACGCTGCGCGCCGTCGGCATCCATCCCCTGCGCATCGCGGCGGTCACGTGGCGCCCGATCCTCGGCGGGGCGGCGGTGGTGGCCGTGGCCATCGCGGTGAACCACGTCGCCGGCGACTCCGACGCCGGGCTGGCCGGCGCGAGCCTGGTCGCGATGGTGGCGTATGTGCCGATCGCGGTGCCGGCGTCGGTGATGCGGCAGGTGTGGGCCGTGGCCCAGTCCCGGATCGGCAGGCGCCGCAGGCCGATCCCGTCGCCGATCATCGTCGACGAGCGCCTCGCTTCCGGGGAGTCCGCCTCGGCCTGA
- a CDS encoding TetR/AcrR family transcriptional regulator — protein sequence MSVQSGALSRSRRAVKRPLLDVVAEVLLAQPGASLAEVAEAAGISRTTLHKHYATRDELVRAVGVRATDIWEQAVDRVADKPGTEPGLRELLAAMIESGPQLAFLWRNPVLDGDHELIQRYIDVENRCLAVLDRARKQGLLAASTPDWWLLQTMHALVYTAAEAVHDGKLAPLDAPDLALRTLLHGLGARGVQEASA from the coding sequence ATGAGTGTTCAGTCTGGCGCCTTGAGCCGATCCCGCCGCGCCGTGAAACGGCCCCTGCTCGATGTGGTGGCCGAAGTCCTCCTGGCGCAGCCGGGCGCCTCGCTCGCCGAGGTGGCCGAGGCCGCCGGGATCAGTCGCACCACGCTCCACAAGCACTACGCGACGAGGGACGAGCTGGTACGCGCGGTCGGCGTGCGGGCCACGGACATCTGGGAGCAGGCGGTCGACCGGGTCGCGGACAAGCCCGGCACGGAACCGGGCCTGCGAGAGTTGCTCGCCGCCATGATCGAGAGCGGGCCGCAGCTGGCGTTCCTGTGGCGCAACCCCGTCCTCGACGGTGATCACGAACTCATTCAGCGCTACATCGACGTCGAGAACCGCTGCCTGGCCGTCCTGGATCGCGCGCGCAAGCAAGGCCTGCTCGCCGCGTCCACGCCCGACTGGTGGCTGCTGCAGACCATGCACGCGCTCGTCTACACCGCGGCGGAGGCCGTGCACGACGGAAAGCTGGCACCGCTCGACGCGCCTGATCTCGCGCTCAGAACACTGCTGCACGGACTGGGTGCGCGGGGCGTGCAGGAGGCGTCGGCATGA
- a CDS encoding DUF4082 domain-containing protein codes for MAVASVVTVWSVAGPAHAAACANTVACENQQTTGVEDLTDGAGNLATYTSAYGDIQGFTTNESVLPGGTISLKVESPTKYAVEVDRLGYYGGKGSRAMSWSMNTSTGTYPANYTNNLPACVSDKPTGLVDCGNWPTTVAIQVPSTAVSGVYIVALEQWDSTDALIGYMPVPVIVREPDNAAHHSDIVVQTSDETWQAYNTFGGQDVYVGNGPAPDGRAYRVSYNRPLPDIGQNGIFGSEFALIYWLEENGYDVSYISGMDATTDPASVSNHKVFISSGHDEYWNQTQWNNVMAARHAGQNQIFMSGNEVFWRTRMENSIDGSNTPNRTMTTYKMTKLYGTNPVDGVPDPTGQWTGTWMDAHGLGTGAAPEDQLTGTLFSVNANQYSPITFSSQYADLRVWRHTSVASLMNGSESTPYGLLGYEWDSDYADSTRPPGEIDLSSTTLTVDQLRTDYGNDYSTGQATHSLVEFRDQTSHALVFGTATVQWAWGLTNLHTDNTGVANPPNPPNQTTTVDRDVQQATMNMLADEGEQPTTPQTGLVTGTALPAGTVGPTTTVTAPSSGTTVQVLKPLTATGTAAPALGTVVARVEVSVDGGTTWNAANTTQTTGGAVTWSYAWTPTAMGNAQIQVRSEDDNADIGATQSVGLTVGPQVCPCVIFPSTASPAHPDSGDGASVEVGTKFKTSTAGNITGVRFYQSPTNTGSHVASLWTSNGLLMASTPASTATVTQPGWQTLNFTTPVSVKANTTYVVSYHAPVGHYAADAGYFTNGGAGAAPIQAQQSTSSSGNGVYSYGSSTTFPNNSYNDTNYWVDPVFDNTGIPTTPPKVTSTTPGSGATAVSPTTQVSASFSASMDPTTATFTVKDGTGTAVPGSISYTSSTNTIVFTPDSPLALSTGYTASLMADDAYGNAMSAPATWQFTTAATMPAPSCPCTLWPTSTVPTTADSGDGNSVELGVKFSSSVAGNVTGLRFYKSAANTGTHTGTLWSATGQQLATGTFTGESASGWQTLTFATPVSIAANTQYVVSYHASSGHYAADAGYFTNPHNYYPLTAPATSNGLYSYGSTTTFPTNTYNATNYWVDPVFQTTAPAASPAASQLSSPSARVSGSRVSGAAGAAVTGGNVAGTAATPSGNKITLLKDPVMDPTHPITTVLPATADPASVKMTVVTAAPVPGQEWPAGTIMPGYVTFDPATHIVAFHPSGMLPRDASYRVTVTANVDNDDPTPPLTWVIAPTTVTGGAPALPGQGTPLGVAPGVLPSPSYGSRSNKPGIK; via the coding sequence ATGGCGGTCGCCTCAGTGGTGACGGTGTGGAGTGTGGCCGGACCGGCGCACGCGGCTGCGTGCGCCAACACGGTGGCGTGCGAGAACCAGCAGACCACCGGAGTGGAGGACCTGACCGACGGCGCCGGGAACCTGGCGACGTACACCAGCGCCTACGGAGACATCCAGGGGTTCACGACCAACGAGAGCGTGCTGCCCGGCGGCACGATCAGCCTGAAGGTGGAGTCCCCGACGAAGTACGCGGTCGAGGTCGACCGCCTCGGGTACTACGGGGGCAAGGGCTCCCGGGCGATGTCGTGGAGCATGAACACCTCCACCGGGACCTACCCCGCCAACTACACCAACAACCTGCCGGCGTGCGTCTCCGACAAGCCCACCGGCCTGGTGGACTGCGGGAACTGGCCGACCACCGTGGCGATCCAGGTGCCCTCGACCGCCGTGTCGGGGGTCTACATCGTCGCCCTGGAGCAGTGGGACAGCACCGACGCGCTGATCGGCTACATGCCGGTGCCGGTGATCGTCCGGGAGCCGGACAACGCCGCGCACCACAGCGACATCGTGGTGCAGACCTCCGACGAGACCTGGCAGGCCTACAACACCTTCGGCGGCCAGGACGTCTACGTCGGCAACGGCCCGGCGCCGGACGGCCGCGCCTACCGCGTCAGCTACAACCGGCCGCTGCCGGACATCGGGCAGAACGGCATCTTCGGCTCGGAGTTCGCGCTGATCTACTGGCTGGAGGAGAACGGCTACGACGTCAGCTACATCTCCGGGATGGACGCCACGACCGATCCGGCGTCGGTGAGCAACCACAAGGTGTTCATCTCCTCGGGCCACGACGAGTACTGGAACCAGACTCAGTGGAACAACGTCATGGCCGCGCGGCATGCCGGACAGAACCAGATCTTCATGTCCGGCAACGAGGTCTTCTGGCGGACCCGTATGGAGAACAGCATCGACGGGAGCAACACGCCGAACCGCACCATGACCACGTACAAGATGACCAAGCTGTACGGGACCAACCCGGTGGACGGCGTTCCCGACCCGACAGGGCAGTGGACAGGCACCTGGATGGACGCGCACGGCCTGGGCACCGGCGCGGCACCCGAGGACCAGCTGACCGGCACGCTGTTCTCGGTCAACGCGAACCAGTACTCGCCGATCACCTTCTCCTCGCAGTACGCCGATCTGCGCGTCTGGCGCCACACCTCGGTCGCCAGCCTCATGAACGGCTCGGAGAGCACGCCCTACGGCCTGCTCGGCTATGAGTGGGACTCGGACTACGCCGACTCCACCCGGCCGCCGGGGGAGATCGACCTGTCCTCCACCACGCTGACCGTGGACCAGTTGCGCACGGACTACGGCAACGACTACTCGACCGGCCAGGCCACGCACAGCCTGGTGGAGTTCCGCGACCAGACGTCGCACGCGCTGGTGTTCGGCACGGCCACGGTCCAGTGGGCCTGGGGCCTGACGAACCTGCACACCGACAACACCGGCGTCGCCAACCCGCCGAACCCGCCGAACCAGACCACCACGGTGGACCGGGACGTGCAGCAGGCCACCATGAACATGCTGGCCGACGAGGGGGAGCAGCCGACCACGCCGCAGACCGGGCTGGTGACCGGCACGGCGCTGCCGGCCGGCACCGTGGGTCCGACGACGACCGTGACCGCTCCGAGCTCCGGCACCACGGTGCAGGTCCTCAAGCCCCTGACGGCGACCGGCACCGCGGCGCCGGCGCTCGGGACCGTGGTGGCGCGGGTCGAGGTCTCGGTGGACGGCGGCACCACGTGGAACGCCGCCAACACCACGCAGACCACCGGCGGTGCGGTGACCTGGAGCTACGCCTGGACGCCGACGGCCATGGGCAACGCGCAGATCCAGGTGCGCTCCGAGGACGACAACGCGGACATAGGAGCCACGCAGTCGGTCGGCCTGACCGTCGGGCCGCAGGTGTGCCCGTGCGTGATCTTCCCGTCCACCGCCTCGCCGGCGCACCCGGACAGCGGTGACGGCGCGTCGGTGGAGGTCGGGACGAAGTTCAAGACCTCGACCGCCGGCAACATCACCGGCGTCCGCTTCTACCAGAGCCCGACGAACACCGGCTCCCACGTGGCGAGCCTGTGGACCTCGAACGGTCTGCTGATGGCGTCCACGCCGGCCTCGACCGCGACGGTGACGCAGCCGGGCTGGCAGACGCTGAACTTCACCACGCCGGTGTCGGTCAAGGCGAACACGACCTACGTCGTGTCGTACCACGCGCCGGTCGGGCACTATGCGGCCGACGCCGGGTACTTCACGAACGGCGGGGCCGGGGCGGCGCCGATCCAGGCGCAGCAGTCGACGAGCTCCAGCGGGAACGGCGTCTACTCCTACGGATCCTCGACGACCTTCCCGAACAACTCCTACAACGACACCAATTACTGGGTGGACCCGGTGTTCGACAACACCGGGATCCCGACCACGCCGCCGAAGGTGACCTCGACGACCCCGGGCTCCGGGGCGACCGCGGTATCGCCGACGACGCAGGTGTCGGCCTCGTTCAGCGCCTCGATGGACCCGACGACGGCGACCTTCACGGTGAAGGACGGGACGGGGACCGCGGTGCCCGGCTCGATCAGCTATACGTCGTCGACGAACACGATCGTGTTCACCCCTGACAGCCCGCTGGCACTGAGCACCGGGTACACCGCCTCGCTCATGGCCGACGACGCCTATGGCAACGCGATGAGCGCGCCGGCGACGTGGCAGTTCACGACCGCCGCCACGATGCCCGCGCCGTCGTGCCCCTGCACGCTGTGGCCGACGTCCACGGTGCCGACGACGGCGGACTCCGGGGACGGCAACTCGGTGGAGCTCGGGGTGAAGTTCTCCTCCTCGGTGGCGGGGAACGTGACCGGTCTGCGGTTCTACAAGAGCGCCGCGAACACCGGCACGCACACCGGCACGCTGTGGAGCGCCACCGGCCAGCAGCTGGCGACCGGGACGTTCACCGGCGAGAGTGCCTCCGGCTGGCAGACGCTGACGTTCGCGACCCCGGTCTCGATCGCGGCGAACACGCAGTACGTGGTCTCGTACCACGCGTCTTCCGGGCACTACGCGGCCGACGCCGGATACTTCACCAACCCGCACAACTACTATCCGCTCACCGCGCCGGCGACGTCGAACGGGCTCTATTCATACGGGTCCACGACGACGTTCCCGACCAACACCTACAACGCCACGAACTACTGGGTCGACCCCGTCTTCCAGACGACCGCCCCGGCCGCCAGCCCGGCGGCGTCGCAGCTGTCGAGCCCGAGCGCGCGCGTGAGCGGCAGCCGGGTCTCGGGTGCGGCGGGCGCCGCGGTGACGGGCGGGAACGTGGCGGGGACGGCGGCCACGCCGTCGGGCAACAAGATCACGCTGCTGAAGGATCCGGTGATGGATCCGACGCACCCGATCACCACGGTGCTCCCGGCGACGGCCGACCCGGCCTCGGTGAAGATGACCGTGGTCACGGCGGCTCCGGTCCCGGGGCAGGAGTGGCCGGCCGGGACGATCATGCCGGGGTACGTGACGTTCGATCCGGCGACGCACATCGTGGCGTTCCATCCGTCGGGGATGCTGCCGCGCGACGCGTCGTACCGGGTGACGGTGACCGCGAACGTCGACAACGACGATCCGACGCCGCCGCTGACGTGGGTGATCGCGCCGACGACGGTGACCGGCGGAGCGCCGGCGCTGCCGGGGCAGGGAACGCCGTTGGGTGTGGCGCCCGGGGTGTTGCCGTCGCCTTCGTATGGGAGCCGGAGTAACAAGCCGGGCATCAAGTAA
- a CDS encoding cytochrome P450, which translates to MSRLTQTAGFVASLYTQRAFTHYLASVRHEPMAQLATRKGSQDPYAIYRRMQQNGPLYLTARGNWSTASHRVCNAVLRDRKFGVMQDEYLDLSFLGMNPPDHTRLRRLAQPAFSPKTLPAFRDRIENTVADLLDRATSRGGSFDLVTDFAAPLPISVITELLGIPDADSREFAEHGAVVGGALDGVNSLRQAARFQAAQAALHTLFENVFELRRREPADDLISRLLAAEGDQLQPGELEPMVFLLLIAGFETTVNIIGNCVLALLRNPEQWEALRADPERLAPQAVEEALRYDPPVQGTSRIALEDAELEGRHVRRGQTVFTMIGGAGRDPEVYDHPDTFDIERTNPAEHLAFSGGIHYCVGQPLARMELNIAIQMLAERMPKLRLAGPVRRRRTTTIRGLRQLVVSAD; encoded by the coding sequence ATGAGCAGGCTCACGCAGACAGCCGGATTCGTCGCATCGCTCTACACACAGCGTGCCTTCACCCACTATCTGGCCTCCGTACGACACGAGCCGATGGCGCAGCTCGCCACCCGCAAAGGCAGCCAGGACCCGTACGCGATCTACCGGCGGATGCAGCAGAACGGGCCGCTCTACCTGACGGCACGCGGCAACTGGTCCACGGCGAGCCACCGGGTGTGCAACGCGGTACTGCGCGACCGGAAGTTCGGCGTCATGCAGGACGAGTACCTGGACCTGTCGTTCCTCGGCATGAACCCGCCGGACCACACCAGACTGCGCCGCCTGGCACAGCCCGCCTTCAGCCCGAAGACCCTCCCGGCCTTCCGCGACCGCATCGAGAACACGGTCGCGGACCTCCTCGACCGCGCGACGTCCCGCGGCGGCAGCTTCGACCTCGTCACCGATTTCGCCGCGCCACTCCCGATCAGCGTCATCACCGAACTCCTCGGCATCCCCGACGCCGACAGCCGCGAGTTCGCCGAACACGGCGCCGTCGTCGGCGGCGCACTCGACGGCGTCAACTCGCTGCGCCAAGCGGCACGCTTCCAAGCCGCACAGGCAGCGCTGCACACCCTGTTCGAGAACGTCTTCGAGCTCCGCCGCCGCGAACCGGCCGACGACCTGATCAGCCGCCTGCTGGCGGCCGAAGGCGACCAGCTCCAGCCGGGCGAGCTGGAACCGATGGTCTTCCTGCTCCTGATCGCCGGCTTCGAGACGACGGTCAACATCATCGGCAACTGCGTCCTGGCCCTGCTGCGCAACCCGGAACAGTGGGAAGCCCTCCGCGCGGACCCCGAACGCCTGGCCCCCCAAGCAGTCGAGGAGGCACTCCGCTACGACCCACCGGTCCAGGGCACCAGCCGCATCGCCCTGGAGGACGCCGAACTCGAAGGGCGGCACGTCCGCCGAGGACAAACCGTCTTCACCATGATCGGCGGCGCCGGCCGCGACCCCGAGGTCTACGACCACCCGGACACCTTCGACATCGAGCGCACCAACCCCGCCGAACACCTGGCCTTCTCCGGCGGCATCCACTACTGCGTGGGGCAACCCCTGGCCCGCATGGAGCTGAACATCGCCATCCAGATGCTGGCGGAGCGCATGCCGAAACTGCGGCTCGCCGGCCCGGTGCGGCGACGGCGGACGACGACGATCAGGGGGCTGCGGCAGTTGGTGGTGAGTGCGGACTGA